AGTGCTGCTGAGATAGTAGGGCAATCAACAAATGCAAATTGAAGATAATTATGAAGGATTGAAATAAACTTCCAGCCTTAAAGAGTTACAGTCCTATggtttgttttatattattatccaatGAACTTGTAATTATTTGGGCTTTCAAAAGAACACAAATCTATATGCTTGAAACTACTTATAAATCTGGCACATGCTTTAATGtatgcacttttgtgcctttatAACATATAAATAGGAAAGTGTAAATAACCAACTCTCCTTAAAACGAAAGCTGTTAGGCAAAGACATGTGATCAATTTTATATCTCTAACACACTTCTTCGTAGAGCCCCATGGGCTTAAAGTCTGTACAATGCATATGCCTTCTGTACCTTAttctaaaatttgatttcatttttaaaaaaatggggaacatgATTGATGAAGGCATCATGGCCAACTCTTCTAAAACTTAACGCTGTTCAGGTAAATGCTAGTGATTGGTTCTCGAGAGAAATAATCTTATACTTGTTGCCAACCAACCTTTtgcaattttttcatttattttctaaatttttggtTGTTCACATTATTCTTATAAGAGCCAAAATGGCGttgcaaataaacaaaaatgtgTGTTGGCAGTGTTGCTGTTAGACTTATATGATATCAGTGTCTGTTGTAATGccattcatttgaaaactatGTTTGCTTGCCTTTGTTTTCTTAATcattttgaattgtaatattgtTGGAAAACTGCCTTAGTTGCAATCACCCCTAGCCTGTCTTGATTACAGCTTCTTTAGGCTGCATGACAGCCTCAAGCACCTTCATTGTACTGGGTGTGAGTGGTGTGTTTTATCCCACATTGCCTAGTAATATGGCCTAAGCACTTAGTTATAAGGCTTGGATAGTCCTCACCTTACAAGCTGGTTTTGTGGGATTAAGTAAGGCCTTAAGCCCAACTTCTAAGAGTAATTTTTTCTGTACTTTCCATACTAACATCTGTCTACACTTACATGCCTTGCCTACATGAAAACAATTGTTTGAGTGCTTGACTGATACCTGGTTATCTTTTTCCCTGTAATATTTTCAGAATTCTGGGGAAATAGCACCCTTGGACGAGATCattaaattgaaggaaaaataTCGCTTTCGTGTTTTGCTAGATGAGAGCAACTCATTGGGTGTGCTTGGAAGTTCTGGAAGAGGTCTCACTGAATACTGTGGAGTTCCAGTATGTATtggatttatttgttttgagaGTGTGCATGTGCTCACCCTAGATGCATGCGTgcatatattcaaaattatattgctATTTGTGATTTATGGTTACATGCTACAGGTTGAGAAGATAGACATTATAACTGCTTCTATGGGACATGCATTAGCCACAGAAGGAGGATTCTGCACTGGAAGTACAAGAGTTATAGATCACCAAGTATGAAAGTGTCATATGTGATGTATAACTAATAACCATATACAAGTAATGTGTTAGGTTTCTTAGTATactgaaaacaaaaaactgaaATCTGTAAATGTGGAAATTAAGAATTTATTCTCAAGGAAAATTTCTGTTTTATTTGCTTTTCATCATTTATTCCTGAATTTATAGGCGTGAACTGTAGTGTAAAAGTTGCATGATGGAGAGGTGTGCTGTCactaatttattgtttgatgatgacaattgtTTCCCATCCACGTTTCATGCTCTAATATCTCTGTTTTCAACCTTGGCAGCGATTGAGTAGCTCTGGTTATGTCTTTTCTGCTTCTTTGCCCCCATATCTTGCAAGTGCTGCAATTACAGCTATTGATGTCCTGGAGGAAAATCCCAATCTGATAAAAAAGCTGAAGAAAAATATTgcttttttaagaaaaggtgGGCTTTGATTTCACTGCTGGTTTCCCAAGCGTAATTGTAGTGTCTATTTGGCTTGTGTACAATACCTAACAGTTTGAATATTGCTATTTATTTGCATTTGTTTtccacccatgaaaacaaagattttataTAGTTGCTTTGGTTAAGCactatgattattttatttatataaattggcCACTGCAGGATTGTCAAAAATACCAGGCATCACAATTACAAGTAATCCAGAGTCACCTATTGTTTATTTGAGATTAGAGAAATCAAGAGGTTCCATGAAAGATGACCTGCATCTGCTTGAAAATATCGCGGAACGGGTAAGGAATGATGCTTggtaatgtttttaatttgttgcttTCAATTTTGATCATACTTAATGTTGTGTATTTGCAGGTTTTGAAAGAAGAATCTGTATTTGTGGTTGTTTCCAAAAGATCAACATTGGACAAATGCCGTTTGCCTGTGGGAATTAGATTGTTTGTTTCTGCTGGGCATTCAGAGTCTGATCTGCTCAAGGCATCTGAATCATTGAAAAAGGTTGTAGCATCAGTCCTGGGTGGTCAGAATTGAACGCTCTacatctttctttttcatctaaTGTACCAAAACATAAGTTCGATTCCATGTGTTTAGGTGAGCAATTTTGAAATCCAGGCGATAGAGAAAGTCCCGTAGTTCTTAATTTGTGTAGTATTTTATGTTCCAGTTTAGGGTAACAGTATTTTGTGCGTGTTGCTCATTGGTTGTCTAAAGTAGTAGAATAAGGATTTAGTGTTTCTTGTCATGAGTTGGGGAATATACCTATGAATTACATTCCGATATCAAAAGTATCAATGttacatttttcattcattagCCATTCAACAATAAAGCCGGCGAAGGTCCTTACCAGTTACCATTGTTTGAATACGTAGTCAAAGTTTTCCTTTTATATTTAAACTTGTCTTATTCGTTCCAATCCAATCCAATCTCCTTATATTTCTAATTGCACTTACCCACCAATTTAAACCTATTAATTATTAAGATTGTGaggctataaaaatttgaaactttTCAAGATTTACCTTTTGTTGAAAATGAGTATATTGGCAACTTTACCTATTAAGAGTATGTCAACGAATTCAAAGTTATAACAAAGCTAATAAAATGTCATAACTGAACATATGAAATTTCTAACGATTTGAGTCAAGGAGAACTTGTGAGTTGAATGTTTGGGATGGTGTTGCTAATACTTCATCGGGCACAGCTTTATATAACTAGTGCACTGTTCTGCCATCTTTTATTAATTGAACCCACTCTAACAATAAGAACAATTATTCTGGATATATAGCAAATAGAGAATCAGAAATTGTTAGAAAGAATAATCTCTGATCAATGGGTTCAGAAGTACTGCACGCaaggggaagaaaaaaaaaacattctgaCTTTTTAGCAGTGAAGTAGAAACTTGTTTCTCAATTTCCGCAGAAAATTTAAAGTCTCACGTAAATTACATAATGGCATGTTCAAGGGAAggtttatttttaactaattttctaaCTAGAATGTGGTCAACACAAACTCGCAACGAAGAAAAGGTAATTAGATGGATTTtgctcaatttttttcaaacatcACTGGTGTTAAGATTTCTCAttgtttttctattcttttgcaTTAGTTCCTCTAACAAAGAAATTTTCATGGCTTTGTTTTTCCACCGAATGAAATTATGCTTCGTTCAGGAAGAAGTTCTTTGAAGAGTGTGTGGAAACTTGCAAATGGATATAGGGTTAAAGTAAAATCCTTAACAAACATGCTGTAGGACTGGGCTTCTAATTAATGACCAAGAATAACTTTTAGAAGGCCTTATCTTGAAGGTCTTACGGCACTaaaaacacagaaaacataaACCCTTTCTTGGATTGTTAAGTACATCAACTTAATATAATGATGAATAGAATCACCTAACCTGTAGTTTAAAGTAACTGCACGACCTGCAATTTATGAGTATAAGGAAGCACATTGTCAAATTTAAAGAGATTCAGTTGTGTGATTACTCATTACTCTAATGGGTGGGAGCTAGCCTCGTTAACCCAAGCAGCAACTTAATATCATGAGAAAATAATTTCAGAACATGGGCATGCATTTGACTGATAGTGACCAATGGACAGCAAACTTAAGGAGGTAAGGACTTCAATGATTTCTTGATCACATCTTGTGCAGAGAGACCATATAAATGGTGTTCAGCTCCAAAATGACTGAGAGAAGGAACAAGGAAAGTTAGTGGAGCTTCATGTTTCGTTAGCTTCTAATTAGTATACTAAGGAAGTCTAGCTCAGTTGATTGAGCAGAATAAGTGAATTATTGTAAATCCTCCTGTACCTGTCTTCGATtcctatggataaaaaaaaagtttctagTTAGTATAGTAATGCATGATTAAGAGTCATACACGTGATTAAGGTAGGGATTTTTCTGGGTTTTGACTGGTTATTCCATAGACATAGTTGTGAGACTAACCATCAACACATCAATGACATCATATTACAATTAAAGTTCTTATGGGATTATAGTTCACTTCCGGCCACTACGACCAATCATTGTTGGTTAAGGTAGGTAGGAGTTGATAAAACATGGTAGGTACTCCGTATTCCCTTGGCTCCTCAAGGCTCACATGCCAACACGTAGATATTGCCATCGGTTCTATCACTAGCTAATTTCCTTTCGGGTATGATTAATAGCAAATACTATAGTCTCAGGACATACTTTTTGTTTcctaaattatttcttaaatacGTTCAATTCTTAGTGCTGTGCCGTGGTTCCTAGAAAGTCATACTTAGTGAACCTCAcgatgtttaatttaattaaatgcaCCACACAACAAAGATTGGTTGAAAGATGTTTGTCATATCATTGTGgaattaagattattttaatgaGGTTATGAAGATTATGTTGAGCGAGAGGGGTGAATCCTTAAGAGGACTATAGTTTATGATTATTGCGAGTTAGCGTGGCACACACACCCTTGTATGTTGACTTAAAACTTAAAGATTTGGTGACACGTAAATATGTTTTgataatattgttttatatcGCTAGTCAAATGCCAGAAACTCACTAAACTAAATGCTATTATTGGTTGCATTTTCAAAGTTTCGTTGTTAGAGCCAAATCttgtcaacaacaacaaaagaaaaaatgctTATCACTTAGAAAAGGGCTTCATGAATTGCCGAATCATCTGTAACAGGAAATTGCTCCATACAAATATAACCCTTTCAGGATtcttcttgtaatttttttaatcaataaggaTAATAAGGATTCTTCGTGGCTTTATTAATAGCCACGATGTGAATGAAACACTTTTCCTGCTTGTAACATTTTTTGTCATAACTCCGCTTATGATTTCATAGTCAGTCCCAAACCTGTCTCAACCCTGGGTAAAGGAGGAAGGTTTGTGTTAGGCCCTCAACGACCAACATAAAATTCATCAATATAATGAACATGGATCACTCACGAAGCCACGATagatttttggatatttttagtCAAGTTAAAAAGGAGATCAAAGAGACCAAAGAAGAACATTAGAGAAAACCGATAAGAAAGATTTCATTGTAAATAATATCTATGAAAATTTGCTCTTGTTGCATAACATTTTTCATCATGGTGCCGCTTTGCAATTAGAATGTTTGTAGAAAGttgaaagaaaaagccagaaagtGTAATATACTACATCAGATTACATAGTTAGTTATTTACATATGAAAGGAAATGTTTTCTTCTGAAAAGCAAAACTAGGTGCTTAGCCACCAAAGAAGAAAACTATGTTCTAAGAGctaagaatagaaaagaagagacaaaaaaaaaaaaaactgttatgACTAGTTAGTCAGTGTTAAACTCTCCACATTTGACAATAAAGTCAGCCATGTATATGAACTTCTTTCGGTGTGTTTTCTACATTCAATATACGACTGATTCATTAAGCCCCTATGGCAGCCGAATATGCTTCTCAGATGAAGGTGATGTATGTGCAGCAAAGCCATACCATACCCATGTTTGAATGGACCTAGATCCTCTCCAGTTACCGCACTATGTTTtgaggagaaagaaaaagggtCCAAGAGAGATCAAAGGGTATTTGAGCAAGGAGAAATAAGGTTAATTCCCTGAGACAAGACAACCACATTGAATTATGCCTCCTTTGCTATGAGCTATGACACTGTGTTTTGAGACTTTTCTGAACCATCCAAGACTATTTCAAATAGATCAGCCTCATCAAAATCTAAGATTTGAGTATTATTCCCATTGGGGATGTTTCCTTTGTTTGCGGATCGATTAAGCCACTGAGAATCAATCCTTCCCATGGAGAAGAGCTCCTTGCTGTCATCATAACCAAGGGTAGCACCAGGGGAATTCACAAGTGGGGCTATGAAGCATGGATTTGGTGTTCTTTGTGCATTTGCAGGTGCATATTTGAATGCACTTTGTCCAAAATTAACCAAAACCTGAATGTCTATATTTGCAGCCAAAGTTGGACAGAGTGGAGTGCCAAATTCCTCTGACTGACAGTGAATGACATGCACCAACTCTGAGTCCAATGTGAAGAAAACCTTTTTCTGCCTTGGATCAAACCCGCAACCAATTACCCTATCAGTTCCTACCCATTGTGCCTTCTCAGACTCCATTACAAGTTTCATTCCTGTATCCAAGTTTCACAATTTAGATGTGTCAAAAGGAACATGAATAAATCAGCAAAAATATTGAACTATATATGTAGAAGtgagtggtttttttttttatatgtaagaaTCGAAGACAGTACTAGGGGGTTTACTATACTCACACCATGCTCAACTAATTGAGCTAGACCTCCTTGGTACAAGTGAGTGAATTTATCATAAACACAATAACTAAAAgaataaccaataaaaaaactcaagatatattaaaataataaaaataaacaatgaaagCCCTGCAGAAGTTATTTgaatattatctttatcttttgattGGTTGTAAAATTGTTATGTGGAAAGATgaacatacaaattaaaatcaGACAAAACTTAAAATGCAGCTCCTTGTATGCTTATGATACTGTTTTTCAATTAGAATTAGGGCTCCACTTTAATCCACATAATAAAGGTTTGTTTTGAATATTAGCATAAGTTATCAAGGTAAAACTCAAATTCTAACAGGAGAACAACActaaaatcacttaaaaaaaagcACTTAAATTTTGTCCATTAAAATCATTACTATAACACAACTATAACTGGTCTAGTCTGCTCTAAGTACGACATTGTAGTTATATTGTGGAATGTGGACTGTTAAAACATTTCATGTGGGCCTTTGATGTAGATGTTTTAGGTGAGAATTAGAAATGTGTCTTTAATTGGGTCAAGCTGTTCTGTTTCTAAAACATAAGCACAAAGCCAAAACTTTAAGAGTTATGActcattaattttgaatttgtactGCACTTATCACTACCCCACCTAATGAATAATGACCCTATCCTCTTGTCTACAAATTTAGGACCTATAGGAAATGTAATGGCCTTGAAGCCTTTCTTTGCTCAAAtggtaaataaaaaagaacatgtCAAGCAATAAAACAAGGGTAGGTAATTCAGTTACCTTCAAGAAAGACAGAACCACTGGAATTGAATCCAATGCTCCGAAGGTAGCTACCTGGAACTCTCAAAGGAACACCCCCTCCAGCTGTTAACCCCAATGAGAACATCACAGATCCACCACTCTTTCCACCACCCTCTTTCTGTCCAAGTTTCATTTCTTCAACACTGTCCAATTCACCTGTTCCATTTGAACCATCTTCAATGAGGAGTTTTGTCTTCTCACCTTCTCTCTTCGCGACAACTGATTCATGATCATCATCGACACAAGAACACAAGATGGTGATTTCAAAATAGGCCTCTTGTGGGAAGGCATAGTTCCCCAAAGGAGGGCCAGGAAGTGGCAGAGCAGTCCTAATGACAGAAGCAACAGTCATATTGGAAAAGTTGTTTGTGTGaagaacatttttaaatttcaacccAGGATTGAGCCTAATCTTCTGCATATATTCAGCTGATCCATTACACACTTCCCAGCTTATCTCAGCCTCAGTTTCCCTTCCATATTCACCAGCAGCACATGCTCCTAAAAGGGTTGAGGTTGATCTCTTTGAAGGAGATGGCATGTTGCTCTTGTAGTTAGTAAAAGCAAATCTAGACCAACCATTTTCCACAGCATCAACAAGAAGGTAGGGATGATCATCCCAATTAAACAAATGTCCTCTTCTAGAGACACCATTATGAAACACATAAAAGTtgcctttgtttttgtttttgtgatcAGCAAATTGGTGATAGATTGTTGGTTGTTGATGAAGTCTTGCAATTCCTGCTTGGAGGCTCTCCATTCTGGCCAAACTATTGGGTTGGACAAAGTTTCTGTGCTCTTTCTTGTGGTGACACAAACGCCATATAAAAACCATCAAAAGGGTTGAAACACATCCCAAGGATGCTGCCACCACCGCAACATGTATCACTTGACCCATCTATgatcttttaaaagaaaaaaatatgcttTATCTCCTTTTCAATTTCTTATGCATAGATTATTGTTCTAGCAATGAAGGGTGTGGTTTGGACTTTGGAGGAGTAATGGTAAAGGAATGAAGGAGAGGAGAAAATGATCAGGGGGCAATGGGGTATGGTGAGCATTGACTAAGACTTGTTCAATCAAAGCATGCAATAAGAGGTGATATGTCATGTACTTAAGTTATGTTATCAAACAAAAAAGGTGAAGTGTCACATAAGGTTGAGTTTTCCTTGGAGTATGAATTCTTTGTCagtatcttttaatttaattttattggaaCCGACAAATACTTCTCATTTGAGAGCAAACGCGTTTGTTGAtttagtattttgttttgtttagttttcaaaggagagtgagagagagagaaaaaaaaaactaacatggGCTGCATTGCATGAGTTGTTGTGCTTTCCATTTCATGCACTTCCTTCACTAGTGGTGGCCAAATTGTCATCAGTAGAAATGATTTTCCACTAATcatattataaacaaaattaatactaTATGTGATGCTTTGTAGATAATCTTGCTATTGGCATTACGTTTCATTACAATCTTTCTCTATCTGATTCAGTGCAAAGTTCCAAATGCAAAATGGGTGCTTTTACGGAACTCTGATTTTGGGTTCTCTCATTATCTACACCCtctataaaagtataaaaaaaaacaattaaggtGTGAAAGTTCACAATTGGCAATGGCACTTTGGAATAATAACACTATGACAGACataaactgataaaaggaagaataaataaataaataaactaaagtTTTGTATTTGGAAAGTAGTTGTaccatttttttgaaataaataattttttttgagtttaataAGTATTAGTACTGtttactcatttttatttttaataaatgttgATCAATATTCTAGAAACACTAGCTAAAGAATTAATaaacgatttttttttattgaaatttatgtTAGAGGtacaataaaaatcataatgaGAATACTGAATATGTACATGATTAAATGTTAatagtaattttgtttttaaacaaaaaagaaaaaaaatcattccatTTTTGTAGCAATTGccttaaaaaagttattgaaatatACCCTCAATTTACGAGTGGATTTCCAACATTCCATTCATTGTTGGGAAAGAATTCCAAGTGTGCGAGTCTCTCTGCCATTAAGTGCACCGTCCTAAACATCATAAGTCAGTGTTCTATGTTTCCAGATGGAGGTTGGAGAAAAACATTTCCACATGTAAACTTTGTCTTATTCCATGAATAATGACTCTCATAGTCTCATTCCAGATGGCAAAGTCATTGTTGAGTGAGACACTTCAATATGGCCATAGTGGAGCCAAACTAAgtgcaggaaaaaaaaacaaattacaaaaacaagcAAAGGAAAAATACTTCATGCTAACATTATTGGATGCATATTGTTGGGGTACTGAAGTTGCAGATACAGCATCAAATTCAATGTATCATGCATGCAGTTAAAATAGAATTGAACAAAAGTTGACACCGACACACATTATTTGACGCAAATTACCTAtcataaataaacatatatacaGAGAAAATTATGTTAGATGGGaaatttatatgtaataaaatGCGAAAAACTGTGCACGGTACGCGGTACAGTGACGAGTAAATGCATATAGACCAACGTGTTGTAAatctgaaaatataattttagaccTAATTTTATCTTCTTGTGCAGAAATCAAgaccaacaaattttttttttggtagacaTGTAAACCAACGTTTACTAATTAATCTTCAGAAGTTGAAGTAACGTTACTGATCTAAagcagtttaatatttttctaatatagTTCATATTGATTTTATTCAAAACAGATGGCACAAAGCAGCTATCaaccaaaataattaataatcattCTCTGACCAATTAATCTGATTATGAGACATAATTGAATTGGTTTTTCAAATTGATGCAGCTGAGAAAAGTGAACATCTTTGCTTAAATTATAGCTAATggctttataatatatatttcgtAAGATGGTAATGTATCGTGTTGGATTGGCCAATGAGAATTTCTTTCAcgcttttaattaattcaatgatAAGTTAAAGATATGTACTTTTTCTTATAAGTTGAACTGCATGTGATATTTGGTTGATCACTGTAAATTGCATTGTAAGGTATCCTTTCTTtgcaatataataataaagtacGAAGAAGGAGATGTTATATTATTCTAAACTCAGAGTTCATCACaaacttttataatatttataaataacttacCGCAAActtcaatattaatttatatttataagttaCCTCCGAATAAAATATtaccattaaaaattaaatatctggGTTGCTCCATCAACCCATAAGCAGACCTAATGAATTTGTCAGACTTGTCATTATATACTGAAGAAACTACTCAAATCCATGAGCTCCACtcaaaaaaatctatttagtaacattatatttgaatttaactctagtataaattttgtttaacatgaaataaatttttagtataGATATTAAATGCtgtaaatttacattaaaattatgtattatactaataaaacttaaacacatttttgtcccgctaatttaatatttttttattattttcgtcccaccaaaaaaaaatatctagttcttataaaatgtatttgttttatttgttgttCTTAAAAGGCTTTAGACAACACTttgaacagtaaaaaaaatacttttgaacaataaaaaaatgttatataacatattttaaggacgaaaagtaaaataaacacgttttgtaatgattaaaatgaaaaaaatataaaattacatgaaaaaaaatatttaagcctactaataaataattttattaacataagaaatcaatatttttttttgctggatTAAGAAATCGATATATTACATCAATACAATACACTATTAATAtagtatactttttttattaatataagttcacaatatttatattaacaatttaattttcattaaaaaaaactatattgatAAAATCTAACCAAAcggaaaatcattaattaataagtgatttttttaaaatatttaacccaatatatgctaaaaaaaaaaaaagagggatgCAATTTGATCAAGTATTATGTACGAGCCACTGCACTTATTGGTGCCTTTTCTTTTTGCCCAACTAAATTCTCATTTGGTAGATGAGAAATTCTCAAGATATAATTTAGTGCTAAAGTGAGAATCCCTCTTATACATAGGCCATAGCATGCATTTCAATTTCGAATTAATGTATTTcgacttttaaattatttggcTTCATTGTATAAGGGTGAAATTAGAATTTTCTTCTcattaagcaaaaaaaatattaatattaatagacGATATGATGAGAAATTTCACTACACGTTAGGATAATAAGAAATAGACtgaattgtaattttgatcgtgctttaatttttttataaatcatcAGTATCTTTTATGAAAGACAATTTTAGTTGAGTAAGATAGAATCACTTTAAGCTATAATTATCTCCAAATATTTAACAGAATTATATATTCAAGATTCAAATTTGACTTTTAGTTAAGCTAAAATAAACCTACACAAAATGATTCACATGTCACAATTTtgatctttctattttttattacaattttagttctctttttttaaaatttttgtaatttggCCTAATGCTTTATTTtacatatgttttattttttttttattttgatcaaattgaatcctagacttaatatatttattaattcagcaaaaacaatttaatatatttattaataataccattaaattattaaatataatttaattaattaagagatTGTGTCTCGGTTGTTGTCATTGACTCATTGTCGTTGTTGTTGGAGTATTAGGGATACTAATAAATTCAATAGTTGCTAGGTGAAACATagattaaatataagaaaatttgtaAATCAGAAAGCAGAGGTTATAGTCTTATAAATTGTCACTCAAAATAACGGTTATTGTATCGTGCACTCTCACTCTTCCATTCAACACTTCACACACTACATTCTAGAATATAAATTTGTATTCTAGAAAGAGCTTTTTTAATACAATAGGAGGTACAGGATGCAATAGTGTAACAGTGAGAGTGCAAGAAATGAACGCCTCAAATAACATGTGCCCTccaacacttaaaaaaaacttgtacaAAAAAAGAGAGTCAAATATCATGTACTGGGCTGCATAAGGACAAGCCTGGTAAGCTCCcacaaaaaaagataattatttaacgCACCtctaaattttctaatatacCCTTTTTCTTCAAGTGAAGTGTGTGAACATGAGTGTGAGGAGAGACTAGAAAGCTAGGGGAGTGAAGTGTGCATCATTGCGACGTTGAGTTTTGGTCAAGAAAATAAGTAAGTGTGGTGCTGAATTTTGGTACCTCCAATCGCATTATAGATTGTTCAATCCGTAACACAAATGTATTATGGATTCCTCAATctgtaatgtattttttttgcatTACGGATTGCTCAACCTGtaatacaaaaaaaacataacgAATTATTCAATCCGCAGTACAAATGCATTACGAATTGAACAATCCATAATGCATATGGTGGGCGCGCCAATAATGGTGGGTTTCGTGTGCAATTGCACGAAGGTGATGGAATGAAATCATGTTTGGACGCGTGGATCTGGTGATGATGGTGTTGTGTTTGGTGCAAGAGTAATGGTGGCTAAGTGAAGGAACACggaggaggaggtggtggaTCTGGTGATGATGGTGTTGTGTTTAGTGCAAGAGTAATGGTGGCTAAGTGAAGGAACACGGAGGAGGAGGTGgtgggagagagagagggagaaaagGGGTATAAGGACATATTAGAATATTTGGAGGTGCATTAAGtaattgtcaaaaaaaaaaaatccactccTGAAGTGTGAAGAGGAAGAGATTCCTTGGCTTTTCCCCTTATCTTTGTATCCATGAGTGGTGC
This region of Glycine soja cultivar W05 chromosome 17, ASM419377v2, whole genome shotgun sequence genomic DNA includes:
- the LOC114392188 gene encoding uncharacterized protein LOC114392188; the protein is MGQVIHVAVVAASLGCVSTLLMVFIWRLCHHKKEHRNFVQPNSLARMESLQAGIARLHQQPTIYHQFADHKNKNKGNFYVFHNGVSRRGHLFNWDDHPYLLVDAVENGWSRFAFTNYKSNMPSPSKRSTSTLLGACAAGEYGRETEAEISWEVCNGSAEYMQKIRLNPGLKFKNVLHTNNFSNMTVASVIRTALPLPGPPLGNYAFPQEAYFEITILCSCVDDDHESVVAKREGEKTKLLIEDGSNGTGELDSVEEMKLGQKEGGGKSGGSVMFSLGLTAGGGVPLRVPGSYLRSIGFNSSGSVFLEGMKLVMESEKAQWVGTDRVIGCGFDPRQKKVFFTLDSELVHVIHCQSEEFGTPLCPTLAANIDIQVLVNFGQSAFKYAPANAQRTPNPCFIAPLVNSPGATLGYDDSKELFSMGRIDSQWLNRSANKGNIPNGNNTQILDFDEADLFEIVLDGSEKSQNTVS